In a single window of the Coriobacteriia bacterium genome:
- a CDS encoding CDP-alcohol phosphatidyltransferase family protein produces the protein MVDETPKHTQAPEDAPLPANAEEHTHDIYTVANIITVLRLILVPFAFAVLINGRNNGLAFALFAVAASTDWLDGQIARRTGTVTAIGKAIDPLVDRLLLAAGVLGLYMVGRLPAWMVVVLFARDAYLMYGAWRLEQFHTRRMPVTFIGKLTTAVLLVGFADLILGWPMVPGLGFIDSPHLPGLGSEPVAVGIYLVYAGIALSLTAAVQYTFLFRSMVAKEASS, from the coding sequence GTGGTAGACGAGACCCCGAAACACACTCAGGCGCCCGAGGACGCGCCGTTGCCGGCGAACGCCGAGGAGCACACCCACGACATCTATACCGTCGCGAACATCATCACGGTTCTGCGTCTCATCCTCGTACCGTTCGCATTCGCCGTGCTCATCAACGGCCGCAACAATGGCCTGGCCTTCGCGCTCTTCGCTGTCGCGGCCTCGACCGACTGGCTCGACGGGCAGATCGCCCGAAGAACAGGCACGGTCACGGCGATCGGCAAGGCGATCGACCCGCTGGTGGATCGGTTGCTTCTTGCGGCCGGTGTGCTCGGGCTGTACATGGTAGGACGCCTGCCGGCATGGATGGTTGTGGTGCTTTTCGCGCGTGACGCCTACCTCATGTACGGTGCGTGGCGCCTTGAGCAGTTCCACACACGGCGCATGCCGGTGACGTTCATCGGCAAACTCACGACTGCGGTGCTACTTGTCGGGTTCGCGGATCTCATCCTCGGCTGGCCCATGGTGCCGGGGCTGGGATTCATCGACAGTCCGCACTTGCCCGGGCTGGGCAGTGAGCCGGTTGCCGTGGGCATATACCTTGTCTACGCAGGCATTGCACTCTCACTCACCGCAGCGGTTCAGTACACATTCCTGTTCAGGAGCATGGTCGCAAAGGAGGCGAGCTCATGA
- a CDS encoding aminomethyl-transferring glycine dehydrogenase subunit GcvPB produces MFEVGAPESRCVEAPPLDVPLVPVDELLGGRVRTEPPALPNVTELEIMRHYAHLASMNFGVDSGMYPLGSCTMKYNPRINELACRLPGFAGVHPYQPESTVQGALELMVGLADALAEISGLPAVTLQPAAGAHGELAALMVIRAAHTARGNARKKVIIPDTAHGTNPASVTMCGYETVTILSDEKGQVDVEALKAALDEDVAAFMLTNPNTVGLFDENIAEITAAVHAVGAYAYCDGANLNAILGKARPGDMGFDAMHINLHKTFSTPHGGGGPGAGPVCVAEELAAFLPGPLPVEFEDGTFGLGWSEHTIGRVRSFYGNFGVLVRAYAYIRALGGLGLTEVAEQAVLSANYLKVKLEGAFDVPYGRTCMHEFVMSGARQKRESGVRTLDMAKRLLDYGFHPPTVYFPLLVEEAMMIEPTETEPLAALDAFAEVMLTIADEAARDPELVKGAPYTTPVRRLDEAGAARNPDLRYRSAGE; encoded by the coding sequence ATCTTCGAGGTCGGAGCGCCCGAGTCGCGCTGCGTCGAAGCGCCACCCCTCGACGTGCCCCTGGTTCCCGTAGACGAGTTGCTCGGCGGCCGTGTTCGCACAGAGCCGCCGGCGCTCCCCAACGTCACCGAGCTCGAGATCATGCGTCACTACGCGCACCTTGCATCGATGAACTTCGGCGTCGATTCGGGAATGTATCCGCTTGGCAGTTGCACCATGAAGTACAACCCGCGCATCAACGAGCTTGCGTGCCGCCTGCCGGGATTCGCGGGAGTGCACCCGTACCAGCCCGAGTCGACCGTGCAAGGCGCGCTCGAGCTGATGGTGGGGCTGGCCGATGCGCTGGCCGAGATCAGCGGCCTGCCAGCCGTCACCCTGCAACCGGCAGCGGGAGCGCATGGCGAGTTGGCCGCGCTCATGGTCATCCGTGCAGCTCACACGGCCCGCGGCAACGCCCGCAAGAAGGTCATCATCCCGGACACCGCGCATGGCACCAATCCTGCGTCGGTGACGATGTGCGGATATGAGACGGTCACGATCCTCTCCGACGAGAAGGGTCAGGTCGACGTCGAGGCATTGAAGGCGGCTCTCGATGAGGACGTCGCGGCGTTCATGCTTACGAATCCCAACACCGTGGGCCTGTTCGACGAGAACATCGCCGAGATCACAGCCGCCGTTCACGCGGTTGGGGCGTATGCCTACTGCGATGGAGCCAACCTCAACGCGATTCTCGGCAAGGCCCGCCCGGGCGACATGGGCTTCGACGCGATGCACATCAACTTGCACAAGACCTTCTCCACGCCGCACGGCGGGGGCGGACCCGGTGCCGGTCCTGTGTGTGTCGCCGAGGAGCTTGCTGCGTTCCTGCCTGGCCCGCTGCCGGTCGAGTTCGAGGACGGGACGTTTGGGCTTGGCTGGTCGGAGCACACCATCGGGCGCGTAAGGAGCTTCTACGGGAACTTCGGCGTGCTCGTTCGGGCCTACGCCTACATCCGGGCGTTGGGAGGCCTCGGGCTGACCGAGGTCGCCGAGCAGGCGGTCCTCTCGGCCAACTACCTCAAGGTCAAGCTCGAGGGTGCGTTCGACGTGCCGTACGGCCGCACCTGCATGCACGAGTTCGTGATGAGCGGTGCGCGCCAGAAGCGCGAGAGCGGCGTGCGCACGCTCGACATGGCCAAGCGCCTGCTTGATTACGGTTTCCATCCGCCCACGGTTTACTTCCCGCTGCTGGTGGAGGAGGCCATGATGATCGAGCCGACCGAGACCGAGCCGCTTGCCGCGCTCGATGCGTTCGCCGAGGTCATGCTGACCATCGCTGATGAGGCGGCACGCGATCCTGAGCTCGTGAAGGGTGCGCCCTACACGACGCCCGTCCGGCGCCTGGATGAAGCGGGCGCGGCACGCAACCCCGACCTGCGCTATCGGTCGGCAGGGGAGTGA
- a CDS encoding D-alanyl-D-alanine carboxypeptidase, with protein sequence MRIFTKPCTPTRPSGFLWTALIVLVLLSPVVSAVAKPRSSDLVDGRTAAARGLAIGALPDVSMEAGLLSDADGRVLWSRRAGERRSMASITKIMTAIVVLEKAKLDEVVTVPREAASVGQSTAYLVPGEKLTVSELLQAMLVKSGNDAATALALHVGGSEDEFVVLMNRKARELGMKSTHFENPHGLDASGHYSTAADLALMARYAMDKPEFRRIVRQKKAVIGRRGYKHRLESTDLLLGNYRGAIGIKTGNTDSAGYSVVSAAVRNGVLLYGVVLGTDSDQMRFQDARNLLDWGFAHYRPQELATAGTVVGEAPVSNYLDVAVAAAISEDSSATVLDLNGPILRTVTIASVRAPVHVGDRVGAVTFTQDGRQIAGLPLVATQDVGRPNPFQWAWTGIVRGWRAVFG encoded by the coding sequence ATGCGCATTTTCACGAAACCATGCACCCCCACGCGCCCGTCAGGGTTCCTATGGACGGCGCTCATCGTTCTTGTGCTTCTGTCGCCTGTAGTATCGGCCGTCGCGAAGCCACGCTCGAGTGACCTCGTCGACGGCAGGACCGCTGCTGCCCGAGGCCTTGCGATCGGCGCCTTGCCGGACGTCTCGATGGAGGCCGGTCTGCTCTCCGACGCCGATGGGCGCGTACTCTGGAGCCGAAGAGCAGGCGAGCGCCGCTCGATGGCGAGCATCACCAAGATCATGACGGCCATCGTCGTGCTCGAGAAAGCCAAGCTCGATGAGGTCGTCACGGTGCCACGGGAGGCCGCATCGGTCGGCCAGTCCACGGCGTATCTGGTGCCCGGCGAGAAGCTCACCGTCAGCGAACTGCTGCAGGCGATGCTCGTGAAGTCGGGTAACGATGCTGCTACCGCGCTCGCGTTGCACGTGGGCGGTTCGGAAGATGAGTTCGTGGTGCTCATGAATCGCAAGGCCCGCGAACTCGGCATGAAGAGCACGCATTTCGAGAATCCACACGGACTCGATGCCTCGGGCCACTACTCGACAGCGGCCGATCTCGCACTCATGGCTCGCTACGCCATGGACAAGCCGGAGTTCCGGCGCATCGTGCGTCAGAAGAAGGCCGTCATCGGCCGCCGGGGGTACAAGCACAGGCTCGAGAGCACGGACCTGCTGCTCGGGAACTACCGAGGCGCCATCGGCATCAAGACCGGCAACACCGACTCGGCTGGCTACTCGGTCGTCTCGGCTGCCGTGCGAAACGGGGTCCTTCTCTATGGTGTGGTGCTTGGAACCGACTCCGATCAGATGCGCTTTCAGGACGCGCGCAATCTGTTGGACTGGGGATTTGCCCATTACCGACCACAAGAGCTCGCTACGGCCGGAACGGTGGTCGGGGAGGCTCCCGTGAGCAACTACCTCGACGTTGCCGTCGCCGCGGCGATCTCCGAGGATTCATCGGCCACGGTGCTTGATCTGAACGGACCGATTCTTCGTACCGTGACCATCGCATCGGTGCGAGCTCCGGTGCACGTGGGCGACAGGGTTGGGGCCGTGACGTTCACACAAGATGGGCGTCAGATCGCCGGTCTGCCACTCGTCGCGACCCAGGACGTCGGGCGTCCTAATCCGTTCCAGTGGGCGTGGACGGGCATAGTCCGTGGTTGGCGTGCGGTGTTCGGCTGA
- the gcvH gene encoding glycine cleavage system protein GcvH, producing the protein MAHPSDRVYSKEHEWVLVSGDVATVGISHFAQDQLGEVVYVDLPAEGDTLSAGDSFGEIESVKSVSELFAPISGEIVEVNSALSDTPETVNSDPHGAGWMIKVRVADAAEVDALLSAEDYDAFITEG; encoded by the coding sequence ATGGCACACCCCAGCGATCGCGTTTACTCCAAGGAGCACGAGTGGGTCCTCGTCAGCGGCGACGTCGCCACCGTGGGCATCTCCCACTTCGCGCAGGATCAGCTTGGTGAGGTCGTCTATGTCGACCTGCCCGCTGAGGGCGACACCCTCTCCGCTGGCGATTCGTTCGGTGAGATCGAGTCGGTCAAGTCGGTCTCCGAGCTCTTCGCCCCTATCTCCGGCGAGATCGTCGAGGTCAACTCCGCGCTTTCCGATACGCCCGAGACGGTGAACTCGGATCCGCACGGTGCCGGCTGGATGATCAAGGTGCGCGTTGCCGACGCTGCCGAGGTCGACGCGCTGCTCTCCGCCGAGGACTACGACGCCTTCATCACCGAAGGCTAG
- a CDS encoding ACT domain-containing protein, with translation MIQQLSVFLENSAGRLSELTRALGDAGINMHALMVADTEQFGVVRIITDSPHKAKEILDALAFSAKLTPVVAVEVPQRPGGLADVLEALGRSGINIEYAYCFVEPTGDAAVDVFKIDAPNAEDVLRAAGFRVLEESDLYAPDTA, from the coding sequence ATGATCCAGCAGCTTTCGGTCTTTCTCGAGAACAGCGCCGGACGGCTCAGCGAGCTCACTCGGGCCCTGGGCGACGCCGGCATCAACATGCATGCCCTCATGGTCGCCGACACCGAGCAGTTCGGGGTCGTGCGCATCATCACCGACTCGCCTCACAAGGCCAAGGAGATTCTCGACGCGCTCGCGTTCAGCGCGAAGCTGACGCCGGTGGTCGCTGTCGAGGTGCCTCAGCGCCCCGGTGGACTTGCCGACGTCCTCGAGGCACTCGGCAGATCCGGCATCAACATCGAGTACGCCTACTGCTTCGTCGAGCCCACGGGCGATGCGGCGGTCGACGTCTTCAAAATCGACGCACCCAACGCCGAGGACGTGTTGCGTGCTGCGGGCTTCCGAGTACTCGAGGAGTCCGACCTTTACGCTCCAGACACCGCCTGA
- a CDS encoding aminomethyl-transferring glycine dehydrogenase subunit GcvPA codes for MRYIPVTCEQREAMLRAVGVTAVDDLFAVIPEAVRFEGDLALADGLTEIELDSHLRRLAEANLGSGDLVSFLGAGCYDHYIPSIVDSVVSKPEFFTAYTPYQPEVSQGTLQAIYEYQTMICELTGMDVSNASMYDGATAFVEAALMACRVTRRHKVICAASVHPEWQNTLVTYAEAGVMEVGMFAPVAEDGTTLVAGEGELVGHGLAELLSAGDVGAVLVQSPNFFGNFEDLAAIGRLAHEAGALFVVAANPILLGIVEPPSAYGADIVVGEGQPLGNAVSYGGPGLGFFACAEKYVRQMPGRVVGRTVDVDGARAFVLTLSTREQHIRREKATSNICSNHALNALTACVYLAAVGQQGLAGIARSCVAKAHYLRDALLATGKFTAPWDTHFGYEFTLAYDGDVAQMHEALLDAGFLAGVSVADVEGEWPTGVENADRLVVFAVTEKRTREEMDAFVEEVAAL; via the coding sequence ATGCGCTACATCCCTGTTACGTGCGAACAGCGCGAAGCGATGCTTCGCGCTGTCGGCGTTACTGCCGTCGACGACCTGTTCGCGGTGATTCCCGAGGCAGTGCGCTTCGAAGGCGATCTTGCGTTGGCCGATGGCCTCACGGAGATCGAACTCGACTCGCACCTGCGCAGGCTCGCTGAAGCCAATCTGGGCTCCGGCGACCTGGTGAGCTTCCTCGGCGCAGGCTGTTACGACCACTACATCCCGAGCATCGTCGACAGCGTCGTCTCCAAACCGGAGTTCTTCACGGCCTACACGCCATATCAGCCCGAAGTCTCACAGGGCACGCTTCAAGCCATCTACGAGTACCAGACCATGATCTGCGAGCTCACGGGCATGGACGTCTCGAACGCGTCGATGTACGACGGTGCCACGGCGTTCGTCGAGGCGGCGCTCATGGCGTGTCGGGTCACCCGGCGACATAAGGTCATCTGCGCCGCTTCGGTACACCCGGAGTGGCAGAACACGCTCGTCACCTACGCCGAAGCGGGCGTGATGGAGGTCGGGATGTTCGCCCCGGTCGCCGAGGATGGCACCACGCTCGTTGCGGGTGAGGGTGAGCTCGTCGGGCACGGCCTCGCTGAACTGCTTTCGGCAGGTGACGTGGGTGCGGTGCTCGTGCAGTCACCCAACTTCTTCGGCAACTTCGAGGACCTCGCCGCCATCGGGCGCCTCGCCCACGAGGCGGGCGCGTTGTTCGTGGTCGCCGCCAATCCCATCCTGCTCGGCATAGTCGAGCCGCCCAGCGCCTACGGGGCTGATATCGTCGTAGGCGAGGGCCAGCCACTCGGCAATGCGGTCAGCTACGGCGGGCCCGGTCTCGGCTTCTTCGCGTGTGCTGAGAAGTACGTACGGCAGATGCCCGGTCGCGTCGTTGGTCGCACGGTGGACGTCGATGGCGCTCGAGCCTTCGTGCTCACGCTTTCCACCCGCGAGCAGCACATCCGCCGAGAGAAGGCGACCAGCAACATCTGCAGCAACCATGCGCTCAACGCGCTGACCGCGTGCGTGTACCTCGCCGCTGTCGGACAGCAGGGTCTCGCCGGTATCGCACGCTCGTGTGTGGCGAAGGCCCACTACCTGCGCGACGCATTGCTGGCGACGGGCAAGTTCACGGCACCGTGGGACACCCACTTCGGCTACGAATTCACGCTGGCCTACGATGGCGACGTGGCGCAGATGCACGAGGCGCTGCTTGATGCGGGCTTCCTGGCCGGAGTGAGCGTCGCCGATGTCGAGGGCGAGTGGCCTACCGGCGTCGAGAATGCGGATCGTCTCGTGGTCTTCGCCGTCACAGAGAAGCGCACCCGAGAGGAAATGGACGCCTTCGTGGAGGAGGTGGCCGCCCTGTGA
- a CDS encoding phenylacetate--CoA ligase: protein MPRTQLEELQLKRLQDRLRAVYENVPLYREKFDAAGFDPDSLVTLEDLARVPFTVKDDMRSAYPYGMFAAPLRDIVRVHSSSGTTGQITVVGYTAGDIDRWADLMARTFASAGASADDVMQVTYGYGLFTGGLGAHYGSERLGALTIPVSGGNTKRQVQILKDFGVTVLACTPSYAVLIGETAKEMGIDPRDLPLRIGVFGAEPWSENMRRQIEDLLGITAIDIYGLSEIMGPGVASECVHQNGLHVFEDHFLIEILDPETLEAVPDGEYGEVVFTTLTKEGIPVIRYRTRDISRIIPGSCACGRTFRRMERITGRTDDMLIIRGVNVFPSQIEQVLAGVPGVARHYQLVLTKKGALDHVEVQVEVAPDFQFDEVRELERLQRKVKGDIESALAVSINVKLVEPKSIARSEGKAKRVLDLRNEQGGA, encoded by the coding sequence ATGCCGCGTACGCAGCTCGAGGAGTTGCAGCTTAAGCGGCTGCAGGACCGACTTCGTGCGGTCTATGAGAACGTCCCGCTCTACCGAGAGAAGTTCGACGCAGCCGGGTTCGATCCCGACAGCCTCGTGACGCTTGAGGATCTCGCTCGCGTGCCGTTCACCGTCAAGGACGACATGCGCTCCGCCTACCCGTACGGCATGTTCGCAGCACCGTTGCGCGACATCGTTCGCGTGCACTCGTCGTCGGGTACCACCGGCCAGATCACCGTCGTCGGCTACACGGCGGGCGATATCGATCGCTGGGCGGATCTCATGGCACGCACGTTCGCGTCGGCGGGTGCAAGTGCTGACGATGTCATGCAGGTCACATACGGCTACGGGCTGTTCACGGGAGGTCTGGGCGCGCACTACGGCTCCGAGCGCCTCGGCGCTCTCACGATTCCGGTCTCCGGGGGCAACACCAAGCGCCAGGTCCAGATCCTCAAGGATTTCGGCGTCACGGTTCTCGCATGCACGCCGAGCTATGCCGTTCTTATCGGCGAGACCGCCAAGGAGATGGGGATCGACCCGCGCGACCTACCGCTGCGAATCGGCGTCTTCGGTGCGGAGCCGTGGAGCGAGAACATGCGCCGCCAGATCGAGGATCTTCTCGGGATCACGGCTATCGACATCTACGGGCTCTCCGAGATCATGGGGCCCGGCGTCGCATCCGAGTGCGTTCACCAGAACGGGCTGCACGTGTTCGAGGACCACTTCCTCATCGAGATCCTCGACCCTGAGACGCTTGAGGCGGTGCCGGACGGGGAGTACGGCGAGGTCGTCTTCACCACGCTCACCAAAGAAGGCATACCGGTCATCCGCTACCGCACTCGCGACATTTCGCGAATCATCCCGGGATCGTGTGCGTGTGGCCGGACGTTTCGGCGCATGGAGCGCATCACCGGGCGCACCGACGATATGCTCATCATCCGCGGCGTGAACGTGTTCCCCAGCCAGATCGAGCAGGTGCTCGCCGGGGTCCCGGGAGTGGCGCGGCACTACCAGCTCGTACTCACCAAGAAGGGTGCGCTGGACCACGTTGAGGTTCAGGTCGAAGTCGCGCCGGACTTCCAATTCGACGAGGTACGCGAACTCGAGCGATTGCAGCGCAAGGTGAAGGGCGACATCGAATCGGCGCTGGCCGTGTCCATCAACGTCAAACTCGTTGAACCGAAGTCGATTGCACGCAGCGAAGGAAAAGCCAAGCGTGTGCTCGACCTTCGCAACGAGCAGGGGGGTGCGTAA
- a CDS encoding NTP transferase domain-containing protein encodes MKAVIMAGGEGTRLRPLTSLRPKPMVPIVNQPVMEHILGLVKHHGITDVVATLAFMPRVIQDYFGQGEEWGVDISYAVEESPLGTAGSVKNAHALLEGEEPFLVISGDAMTDIDLTEVIAFHKAKGAAVTIALKRVDDPLDFGVVVTDGDGLIERFLEKPTWGQVFSDTINTGIYVVESWVLDYIPEGEPYDFSSELFPKLMAEGHKLYGIAVDGYWCDVGSRESYVEVHRDILAGKAHIHVPGVHASEGLWVAESAKIEENVTLGEGVVIGENVRVRAGARIGDFTVIGDNCVIGTDCRVTHSVLWSDTFVGRGATIEGAVLCRHVDVRARASIDMGAVVGDESVIGRDSRVGTGVQIFPYKRIEPYATVNSSLIWESTGVRSLFGDAGIQGLVGVDITPELGIKAAEAFGSLLPVGGHVVVTRDTTRAARMIKRAMVAGLNAAGINVRDLRVASPAVSRFTTQKTRCVGGIHVSGSMREPQSLEIRFFDSNGLDIAPWEQKKIERLYFREEFRRAFFDEVGEILYPPRPLEYYSAALKEAIADFDLGTEWRKVVADMAGGTASFILPQVAHGWHMNLIAVNGVVDSEATSAPSEKPTEEGLVELARAVELFGADMGVVFDWGAERIRLLTHEGRLLDGDTALHAVIDLWCRTRDGEPGHIAVPLAASQVVDAIAARYGREVIRPGRSRRPLAAAVLEGDAAFAGSMSGGFIFGDFFPAYDGVLATGMVSRMLAKTGMSLADVVASLPEFHKAEQTVLCPVDRKGTVMRIVTERASGMDADLSEGVRVHYSDGWALVLPDQSEPSVTVWAEGASDDVAVARVQQWTRLVEDAISAP; translated from the coding sequence ATGAAGGCAGTCATCATGGCCGGCGGGGAGGGCACGCGACTTCGCCCTCTGACGTCGCTTCGCCCCAAGCCGATGGTGCCGATAGTCAATCAGCCGGTGATGGAGCACATCCTCGGCCTGGTCAAGCATCACGGCATCACCGATGTCGTCGCCACGCTCGCATTCATGCCGAGGGTCATCCAGGACTACTTCGGGCAGGGCGAGGAGTGGGGCGTCGACATCTCGTACGCTGTCGAGGAGTCGCCGCTTGGCACTGCAGGGTCGGTGAAGAACGCGCACGCCCTGCTTGAGGGCGAGGAGCCGTTCCTCGTCATATCGGGCGACGCGATGACCGATATCGACCTGACGGAGGTCATCGCGTTCCATAAGGCTAAGGGAGCTGCCGTCACCATCGCGCTCAAGCGCGTGGACGACCCGCTCGACTTCGGCGTCGTGGTCACCGACGGCGACGGCCTCATCGAGCGCTTTCTGGAGAAGCCGACGTGGGGCCAGGTCTTCTCGGACACGATCAACACCGGCATCTACGTCGTCGAGTCGTGGGTGCTCGACTACATCCCCGAAGGCGAGCCCTACGACTTCTCCTCCGAGCTGTTCCCCAAGCTCATGGCCGAGGGTCACAAGCTCTACGGCATCGCCGTGGACGGCTACTGGTGCGACGTGGGCAGCCGCGAGAGCTACGTCGAGGTCCATCGCGACATCCTCGCCGGCAAGGCGCACATCCACGTCCCCGGGGTGCACGCGAGCGAGGGGCTGTGGGTCGCGGAATCGGCGAAGATCGAGGAGAACGTAACGCTGGGCGAAGGTGTGGTCATCGGCGAGAACGTGCGCGTGCGCGCCGGTGCTCGTATCGGCGACTTCACGGTCATCGGCGACAACTGCGTCATCGGCACCGACTGCCGGGTCACGCACTCGGTTCTGTGGAGCGACACCTTCGTCGGGCGCGGCGCGACCATCGAGGGCGCGGTGTTGTGCCGTCACGTCGACGTGCGGGCGCGGGCGTCGATCGACATGGGTGCCGTCGTCGGAGACGAGTCGGTCATCGGGCGGGACTCGAGGGTCGGCACCGGCGTCCAGATCTTCCCGTACAAGCGCATCGAGCCCTACGCGACCGTCAACTCCTCGCTCATCTGGGAGTCCACCGGCGTGCGCTCGCTCTTCGGCGATGCCGGCATCCAGGGACTCGTGGGCGTCGACATCACTCCCGAACTCGGCATCAAGGCCGCCGAGGCGTTCGGGTCGCTTCTCCCGGTGGGCGGACACGTCGTGGTCACGCGCGATACCACGCGAGCGGCCCGCATGATCAAGCGGGCGATGGTTGCGGGTCTCAACGCCGCCGGCATCAACGTTCGCGACCTGCGCGTCGCTTCACCGGCAGTCAGCCGATTCACGACTCAGAAGACGCGCTGCGTCGGCGGTATTCACGTGTCGGGTTCGATGCGTGAGCCGCAGTCGCTCGAGATCCGGTTCTTCGACAGTAACGGGCTCGACATCGCGCCCTGGGAGCAGAAGAAGATCGAGCGGCTGTACTTCCGTGAGGAGTTCCGCCGCGCGTTCTTCGACGAGGTCGGCGAGATTCTCTATCCGCCGCGGCCGCTGGAGTACTACTCTGCGGCGCTGAAGGAGGCCATCGCGGACTTCGACCTTGGCACGGAGTGGCGCAAGGTCGTCGCCGACATGGCCGGCGGCACCGCTTCCTTCATCCTGCCGCAGGTCGCTCACGGCTGGCACATGAATCTGATCGCGGTCAACGGCGTCGTCGATTCCGAGGCGACCTCAGCACCATCCGAGAAGCCCACCGAGGAGGGCCTCGTCGAGCTCGCTCGCGCCGTCGAGCTGTTCGGCGCCGACATGGGCGTCGTGTTCGATTGGGGCGCGGAGCGGATCCGATTGCTCACCCACGAAGGGCGGCTTCTCGACGGCGATACGGCGCTCCACGCCGTCATCGACCTCTGGTGCCGTACGCGCGATGGCGAGCCCGGTCACATCGCGGTGCCGCTCGCGGCCTCGCAGGTCGTCGACGCGATTGCAGCGCGCTATGGCCGCGAGGTAATCCGGCCGGGACGCTCGCGCAGGCCGTTGGCCGCCGCCGTGCTCGAGGGCGACGCCGCGTTCGCAGGGTCGATGAGTGGCGGCTTCATCTTCGGTGACTTCTTCCCGGCCTACGACGGAGTGCTGGCGACCGGCATGGTCTCGCGGATGCTTGCCAAGACGGGCATGAGTCTGGCGGACGTCGTCGCATCGCTCCCCGAGTTCCACAAGGCCGAGCAGACCGTGTTGTGCCCGGTCGACCGCAAGGGCACGGTCATGCGCATCGTCACCGAGCGGGCGTCGGGCATGGACGCCGATCTCTCCGAAGGCGTTCGGGTTCACTACTCGGATGGATGGGCGCTCGTGCTGCCCGACCAGAGCGAGCCGAGTGTCACGGTATGGGCCGAAGGTGCTTCCGATGACGTCGCCGTTGCGCGCGTCCAACAGTGGACTCGTCTGGTCGAGGACGCCATCTCGGCGCCGTGA
- the gcvT gene encoding glycine cleavage system aminomethyltransferase GcvT → MSDALKRTPLYEEHLALGARMVPFAGWEMPVQYHGIIEEHRSVRSSAGVFDVCHMAEFRVFGIGATEFLQGLFTNDITRISPIGQAQYTLMLDEDGHIIDDLIVYHTGDIEYLIIANASNAETDFAWISAHAPEGLEVVDESDRTALIALQGPKALAIISELAGEGWAPPDRFEVGGGSLDGITTLIARTGYTGEDGVEIVCRASDAAAVWRVLLSFPEVSPAGLGARDTLRLEMGYPLYGNDMDRTIDPVSAGLGWVVPKAKDGYIGAEAVASVRAAGPATKLVGMTVEGAIPRPGMSVLHAGEVVGKVASGSFSPTLETGIATAYVPAALAAAGTAFEIEIRRKTVPATVVKPPFVSTTSLSA, encoded by the coding sequence ATGTCTGACGCGCTCAAGCGCACGCCCCTGTACGAAGAGCACCTCGCACTCGGTGCACGCATGGTTCCGTTCGCGGGATGGGAGATGCCCGTCCAGTACCACGGCATCATCGAAGAGCACCGCAGCGTGCGCTCATCGGCGGGCGTGTTCGACGTCTGTCACATGGCCGAGTTTCGCGTCTTCGGCATCGGTGCAACCGAGTTCTTGCAGGGCCTGTTCACCAACGACATCACGCGCATCTCGCCGATCGGGCAGGCGCAGTACACGCTCATGCTCGACGAGGACGGCCACATCATCGACGACCTCATCGTCTACCACACCGGCGACATTGAGTACCTGATCATCGCGAATGCATCGAACGCCGAGACGGACTTCGCGTGGATCTCGGCGCACGCACCCGAGGGCCTCGAGGTCGTTGACGAGTCGGATAGGACCGCGCTCATCGCGCTCCAGGGACCGAAGGCGCTTGCCATCATCTCGGAGCTCGCGGGCGAAGGCTGGGCCCCGCCCGATCGTTTCGAGGTCGGAGGGGGCTCGCTGGACGGCATCACGACGCTCATCGCGCGTACCGGGTACACGGGCGAGGATGGCGTCGAGATCGTGTGCCGCGCTTCGGACGCCGCAGCGGTCTGGCGCGTGCTGCTCTCGTTCCCCGAGGTCAGCCCAGCAGGACTCGGTGCGCGGGACACCCTGCGACTCGAGATGGGCTATCCGCTTTACGGCAATGACATGGACCGCACCATCGACCCCGTTTCGGCGGGTCTCGGATGGGTGGTCCCGAAGGCAAAGGACGGCTACATCGGCGCTGAAGCGGTCGCGTCGGTGCGCGCGGCCGGGCCCGCGACCAAGCTCGTCGGGATGACCGTCGAGGGCGCCATCCCGCGTCCCGGAATGAGCGTGTTGCACGCAGGCGAGGTGGTGGGTAAGGTAGCGAGCGGCAGCTTCTCGCCCACGCTTGAGACGGGAATCGCCACCGCATACGTACCTGCGGCGCTTGCCGCCGCGGGCACCGCATTTGAGATTGAGATTCGCAGGAAGACCGTACCGGCCACAGTCGTGAAGCCACCGTTCGTCTCCACGACGTCACTGTCCGCCTGA